In Aureibaculum algae, the following are encoded in one genomic region:
- a CDS encoding beta-galactosidase → MKTLKLVSIIGLVLVFSFVSCNKKQPNNSTIDTLVLFDFENNFDESLVKPQDATFKLIKEEKNSFIQVDNGYTLRETGVKLVSSIENPWNLTGYYQVKADVSNTGDEIIQVELFVGNDPDGLKRWYCSDYIDLKPGESGTITVDLAWTPWVFKPQLDIVGMRGIPGALKTDISAIQEMVFCSRYGTQPNQFTIDNIRAVGKLEERKPDNFFPFVDEFGQYMHKDWEGKIHSETELKDAAKKELEELSKNSEPKDLGTFGGWTKGPKLKATGFFRTEKVDDKWWIVDPEGYIFWTAGLNCVASDAVFTGTDFREHYFEKLPNSESDFGQFYSIGTHTSHGFYKGKSPFKTYNFYQSNLFRKYGVNWLEKFQEMAHLRIKDWGMNTIGFVSDFGATRQQKTPYVGSIWIRNTPKIEGSEGFWGKFHDVFDPNFRIAVKNSVLDQKEGANDPWCIGYFVDNELSWGLLGSLSIGTLKSNASQPAKIEFIKDLKAKYSSIENLNNVWKTKHTSWGELLNATLAPNQENAKEDLVDFYQKIAETYFRIINEELKKVAPNQNYLGCRFAWANNDIVLTAASKYLDIMSFNKYEYSIEHFSLPKGVDKPVIIGEFHFGALDKGSFHVGIKKAKDQAERGQMYQNYIQGALRHPNIVGAHWFQYLDEPNTGRFDGENYNVGFIDVCDNPYPELIKKVKETTYSMYDYRTNN, encoded by the coding sequence ATGAAAACTCTAAAATTAGTTTCGATTATAGGTCTTGTATTAGTCTTTAGTTTTGTGAGTTGTAATAAAAAACAACCTAATAATTCTACAATTGACACATTAGTTCTATTTGATTTTGAGAATAATTTTGACGAATCTTTGGTTAAACCTCAAGATGCTACTTTCAAACTAATTAAGGAAGAAAAAAATAGCTTTATACAAGTTGACAACGGTTATACTTTAAGGGAAACTGGTGTTAAATTGGTGAGCTCAATAGAAAATCCTTGGAATTTAACGGGTTATTATCAAGTAAAAGCTGATGTTTCAAATACTGGAGACGAAATTATTCAAGTAGAACTTTTTGTAGGTAATGATCCAGACGGTTTAAAAAGATGGTATTGTTCAGATTATATAGATTTAAAACCTGGTGAAAGTGGTACCATCACAGTAGATTTAGCTTGGACTCCTTGGGTTTTTAAACCTCAATTAGATATTGTAGGCATGCGTGGAATTCCTGGGGCTTTAAAAACTGATATCAGTGCTATTCAAGAAATGGTTTTCTGCTCACGCTATGGAACACAACCAAATCAATTCACTATAGATAATATAAGAGCTGTTGGAAAATTAGAAGAAAGAAAACCAGATAATTTTTTCCCTTTTGTAGATGAATTCGGACAATACATGCATAAAGATTGGGAAGGTAAAATACATTCGGAAACTGAATTAAAAGATGCTGCTAAAAAAGAATTAGAAGAGCTTTCGAAAAACAGTGAACCAAAAGATTTAGGAACGTTTGGAGGATGGACTAAAGGACCTAAATTAAAAGCTACTGGATTTTTTAGAACTGAAAAAGTTGATGATAAATGGTGGATTGTAGATCCTGAAGGTTATATATTTTGGACTGCTGGTTTAAATTGTGTTGCTTCAGATGCTGTATTTACGGGTACAGATTTTAGAGAACATTATTTTGAAAAACTACCCAATTCTGAAAGTGATTTTGGACAGTTTTATTCTATCGGAACTCATACTTCTCATGGTTTTTACAAAGGAAAATCACCTTTTAAAACGTATAATTTCTACCAAAGTAACCTCTTTAGAAAATATGGTGTTAATTGGCTAGAAAAATTCCAAGAAATGGCTCATTTAAGAATCAAAGATTGGGGAATGAACACTATTGGATTTGTGTCGGATTTTGGAGCAACAAGACAACAAAAAACACCATATGTTGGCTCCATTTGGATAAGAAATACACCAAAAATTGAAGGATCTGAAGGGTTTTGGGGAAAGTTTCACGATGTATTTGATCCAAATTTTAGAATTGCGGTAAAAAATTCTGTATTAGATCAAAAAGAAGGAGCTAACGATCCTTGGTGCATTGGATATTTTGTTGATAATGAATTGTCGTGGGGTCTATTAGGATCGCTTTCAATAGGAACTTTAAAAAGTAATGCTTCTCAACCAGCAAAAATTGAATTTATTAAAGATTTAAAAGCAAAATATAGCTCTATTGAAAACTTAAATAATGTGTGGAAAACAAAACATACTTCATGGGGTGAGTTATTGAATGCTACTTTAGCCCCAAATCAAGAAAATGCAAAAGAGGATTTAGTTGATTTTTACCAAAAAATAGCTGAAACATATTTCAGAATCATTAATGAAGAATTAAAAAAAGTAGCTCCAAATCAAAATTACTTGGGCTGTCGATTTGCATGGGCTAATAATGATATTGTCTTAACTGCAGCTAGCAAGTACTTAGACATTATGAGTTTTAATAAATATGAATATTCTATTGAGCATTTCTCACTTCCAAAAGGTGTTGACAAACCTGTTATAATTGGAGAATTCCACTTTGGAGCATTAGATAAAGGAAGTTTTCACGTGGGGATTAAAAAAGCAAAAGATCAGGCTGAAAGAGGTCAAATGTATCAAAATTATATTCAAGGAGCCTTAAGACATCCAAATATAGTTGGAGCTCATTGGTTTCAATATTTAGATGAACCAAATACTGGGCGATTTGATGGAGAAAATTATAACGTTGGATTTATTGATGTTTGTGATAACCCATATCCAGAATTAATAAAAAAAGTAAAAGAAACTACGTATTCAATGTATGACTACAGAACAAATAATTAA
- a CDS encoding glycoside hydrolase family 2 protein → MKNISQEEKDYLKGDGETSNDKIVLDLSGSNWQMEGIRPNEGVKIGFHQLNFDITGDSFNWGFAKVPGDVYTDLWRQGRIEDPHFGRNSLKAKWVPENEWWYKRQFDVPKEMDGKRIQLVFDGVDFGCDVYLNGELLGTHEGMFSQFKFDVSNTIRFERLRFGTNVLMVRLHPAPRRYSQVAGRKPAWHGDYWVALPPTGIWKPVYLEAMGNVTIEDTYVKSSILKDDLAKLDIDIELENHFEDEQEVLIDIEVEGNNFESQTFSINTKAKLLKKGTNNLNLSLDIDNAKLWWPWDLGDQNLYNATVTISDKNEQILDTTTTTFGIREVEMVHNPGFTLDEVENPWTVMINGKRHFMRSGTWGGPPDIFMGRAHPSKYVELIRLAKEANFNNLRIFGWHPEEIPLFYQLCNEAGITVWQDVLPLASLSLPKDQEFKDAVFAEAISSVKAQRNHPCIVLLEGSEELFMTASDPVHNLQFVNELGEAIKPYTPLHFIPSSPLSDEVGMNLGFKPNESFHANDLFYGEGEFVMEDYFPSLDYAVIPELAISSCPNIESIKKFIPADEIWPPGPSWGHHWTDFDALRTLNFEVVGDQSTDSLESFVTATQIAQGAIFQYALEHFRTRKPKTSAICICHYITFAPDMKWGIVDYYQEKKLSFDYVRKAYQPVLLTMKHYDRRWLPGEEFKGELWVVNDLYKSFNNSKATIKFLDNNKKVIKEEQFDFASIGGDSSSKYIDVSCKVPGEIGDKFYAEMTLVDAEGTIISENDYMMLVADKIKDRAELRAIGLEAFKIKQKYGWANYFRYFPGLGAEEGHLEADQKMPIARGFDTK, encoded by the coding sequence ATGAAAAATATAAGTCAAGAAGAGAAAGACTATCTCAAAGGAGACGGTGAAACATCTAACGATAAAATCGTGTTAGATCTTTCAGGAAGTAACTGGCAAATGGAAGGTATTAGACCCAATGAAGGTGTAAAAATTGGGTTTCATCAACTAAATTTTGATATCACAGGAGATTCATTTAACTGGGGTTTTGCAAAAGTACCTGGAGATGTTTATACAGATCTTTGGAGACAAGGTAGGATTGAAGATCCTCATTTTGGGAGAAATAGCCTAAAGGCAAAATGGGTTCCTGAAAATGAATGGTGGTACAAACGTCAGTTTGATGTTCCAAAAGAAATGGACGGGAAACGTATCCAATTGGTATTTGATGGTGTAGATTTTGGCTGTGATGTATATTTAAATGGTGAATTATTAGGAACACACGAAGGTATGTTTTCCCAATTTAAATTTGATGTCTCAAATACCATTCGTTTTGAACGTTTGCGCTTTGGAACTAATGTTCTAATGGTTCGTTTACATCCTGCTCCAAGACGTTATAGTCAAGTTGCTGGTAGAAAACCAGCTTGGCATGGTGATTACTGGGTAGCCTTGCCTCCAACTGGAATTTGGAAACCTGTTTACCTAGAAGCAATGGGAAATGTTACCATTGAAGATACGTATGTGAAATCATCTATTTTAAAAGATGATTTAGCAAAATTAGATATCGATATTGAATTAGAAAATCATTTTGAGGATGAGCAAGAAGTTTTAATTGATATTGAAGTTGAAGGAAATAATTTTGAATCACAAACTTTTTCAATCAATACCAAAGCTAAATTATTAAAAAAAGGCACAAACAATTTAAATCTTTCATTAGATATTGACAATGCAAAATTATGGTGGCCTTGGGATTTAGGTGATCAAAATTTATATAATGCAACAGTTACTATTTCTGATAAGAACGAACAAATTTTAGATACAACCACTACTACTTTTGGTATTAGAGAAGTAGAGATGGTACACAATCCTGGTTTTACATTAGATGAAGTTGAAAACCCTTGGACAGTTATGATTAATGGAAAACGTCATTTCATGCGTTCAGGAACTTGGGGTGGACCTCCAGATATTTTTATGGGTCGCGCGCATCCAAGTAAATATGTAGAATTAATCAGATTGGCTAAAGAAGCTAACTTTAATAATCTGCGTATTTTCGGTTGGCATCCAGAAGAAATTCCATTGTTTTATCAATTATGTAATGAAGCAGGAATTACTGTTTGGCAGGATGTATTGCCATTGGCTAGTTTGTCGTTACCAAAAGATCAGGAATTTAAAGATGCAGTTTTTGCTGAAGCAATTTCATCGGTTAAAGCGCAACGTAATCATCCTTGTATTGTTTTACTTGAAGGTTCTGAAGAGTTATTTATGACGGCTTCTGATCCAGTTCACAACTTACAATTTGTAAATGAATTGGGTGAGGCAATAAAACCTTATACTCCTCTTCATTTTATTCCTTCATCTCCTTTAAGTGATGAAGTTGGAATGAATTTAGGCTTCAAACCTAATGAAAGTTTCCACGCGAACGACTTATTTTATGGTGAAGGAGAATTTGTAATGGAAGATTATTTCCCTAGTTTAGATTATGCTGTAATTCCTGAATTGGCAATTTCTTCTTGCCCAAATATTGAAAGTATTAAAAAGTTTATTCCCGCTGATGAAATTTGGCCTCCAGGACCAAGTTGGGGACATCATTGGACAGATTTTGACGCATTAAGAACACTGAATTTTGAAGTTGTTGGAGATCAAAGTACAGATAGTTTAGAGAGTTTTGTAACTGCTACACAAATTGCGCAAGGAGCTATTTTTCAATATGCTTTAGAACATTTCCGGACAAGAAAACCTAAAACAAGTGCCATTTGTATTTGTCATTATATCACATTTGCACCAGATATGAAATGGGGAATTGTTGATTATTATCAAGAGAAAAAATTATCTTTTGATTATGTAAGAAAAGCTTATCAACCTGTTTTATTAACTATGAAACATTATGATAGACGTTGGTTACCAGGTGAAGAATTCAAAGGTGAATTATGGGTAGTGAACGATTTATACAAATCATTCAACAACTCTAAAGCAACTATCAAATTTTTAGATAATAACAAAAAAGTTATCAAGGAAGAACAATTTGATTTTGCATCAATTGGAGGTGATAGTTCATCTAAATATATTGATGTTTCTTGTAAAGTACCAGGTGAAATTGGAGACAAGTTTTATGCTGAAATGACTTTGGTTGATGCTGAAGGCACTATTATATCTGAAAATGATTATATGATGTTGGTTGCTGACAAAATAAAAGACAGAGCTGAGTTAAGAGCTATTGGATTAGAAGCTTTTAAAATTAAACAAAAATATGGTTGGGCAAATTACTTTAGATATTTCCCAGGATTGGGTGCTGAAGAAGGTCATTTAGAAGCTGATCAAAAAATGCCAATAGCAAGAGGTTTTGACACTAAATAA
- a CDS encoding enoyl-CoA hydratase/isomerase family protein produces the protein MFNYTKIDRLGIITLDKSPANSYDVHFFNEFETILNTIENDKDVAVVLLKSGIPKFFCAGADIKVFASNTVEENNKMVAMANKIATMISSSSKIFIAFLNGHTLGGGLELAVACDIRLASNKKFLIGLPEVKLGLMPGNGGIPRLVNAVGHSYAFEMVISGNPINSEEAFRIGLAHKLYNVETAEQEALEYAKNLSKGPKIAMATIKQTFAEGVGKRTQDFLQLETKMVKNLYDTFDAKEGFQSFIEKREPKFE, from the coding sequence ATGTTTAATTACACAAAAATAGACAGACTGGGGATTATCACTTTAGATAAATCCCCAGCTAATAGTTACGATGTCCACTTTTTTAATGAGTTTGAAACTATTTTAAACACCATTGAAAATGATAAAGACGTCGCCGTTGTTTTACTAAAAAGTGGCATTCCTAAATTTTTCTGTGCGGGTGCAGACATCAAGGTTTTTGCCAGTAACACCGTTGAAGAAAACAACAAAATGGTGGCTATGGCAAATAAAATAGCGACAATGATTAGTTCAAGCTCAAAAATATTTATCGCTTTTTTAAACGGTCACACATTAGGTGGCGGATTAGAATTAGCCGTTGCTTGCGATATTCGTTTGGCTTCAAACAAAAAATTTCTAATCGGTTTACCTGAAGTAAAACTAGGGTTAATGCCTGGCAATGGAGGTATTCCACGACTCGTAAATGCAGTGGGGCATTCATATGCATTTGAAATGGTTATTTCAGGAAATCCAATCAATTCCGAAGAAGCATTTAGAATTGGACTCGCTCATAAATTATACAACGTAGAAACTGCTGAACAAGAAGCGTTGGAATATGCAAAAAACCTTTCCAAAGGACCAAAAATAGCAATGGCAACTATCAAACAAACTTTTGCCGAAGGAGTTGGAAAAAGGACACAAGATTTCCTTCAATTAGAAACTAAAATGGTTAAAAATCTTTACGACACTTTTGATGCGAAAGAAGGATTTCAATCATTTATAGAAAAACGCGAACCTAAATTTGAATAA
- a CDS encoding aldehyde dehydrogenase family protein produces MNSTNIKHYSCYINGEWLDDNTREVIQVENPANNEIYATVTACTKDDVQYALESSEKAQRAWALTPANTRAQYIIEIANKLKAEREHFAKLLVLEQGKTYPEALGEVDDTITYMTYSAESARRIQGAIFPAEQANKRLSIYKVPYGVTVGLCAFNYPLALIGRKVGPALATGNTMIIKPHELTPTTASEFCRLVDESSLPKGVINMVSTKNAEAASLLVESPITKLISLTGSTRAGRAMYRAAAENITGLILELGGKAPFIVCEDADIDKAVDAAVISRYANCGQVCICNEMVFVDEKIADEFTDKVIKRTKQIKVGDPFDSSVNMGPNVSKFGLERVHNLVKENVNQGAELLLGGSRPEGKYFEKGNWYTPTILGNVKGTDATISQELFAPIMPIVKVIGFDEALALANNREEGLSAYLYTNDYRIHQKAIDSLEVGTIFINQQIIGNIQGYHSGHKTSGIAGEDGVYGVDHYLQKRTIYLNYE; encoded by the coding sequence ATGAATTCAACAAATATAAAACACTATTCTTGTTACATTAATGGAGAATGGTTAGATGATAACACAAGGGAAGTTATTCAAGTCGAAAACCCAGCAAACAACGAAATTTATGCCACTGTTACTGCTTGTACAAAAGATGATGTTCAATATGCTTTGGAATCTTCTGAAAAAGCACAACGTGCCTGGGCATTAACACCCGCAAACACAAGAGCACAATACATTATAGAAATTGCGAATAAATTAAAAGCTGAACGTGAACATTTCGCTAAACTTTTGGTTTTGGAACAAGGGAAAACGTATCCCGAAGCTTTAGGTGAAGTTGATGACACTATTACGTATATGACGTATTCTGCAGAATCGGCTCGCAGAATTCAAGGTGCTATTTTTCCTGCTGAACAAGCCAATAAAAGACTTTCAATATATAAAGTCCCTTATGGCGTTACAGTTGGATTATGTGCTTTCAATTATCCTTTAGCTTTAATTGGACGAAAAGTTGGTCCGGCATTAGCCACTGGAAATACCATGATTATCAAACCACATGAATTAACTCCAACTACCGCCTCTGAATTTTGTCGTTTAGTAGATGAATCAAGTCTACCAAAAGGGGTTATCAATATGGTGTCTACCAAAAATGCTGAAGCGGCCTCATTGTTAGTTGAAAGTCCGATTACAAAACTAATTTCATTAACGGGAAGTACGCGAGCTGGAAGAGCAATGTACAGAGCGGCTGCTGAAAATATTACTGGATTAATTTTAGAGTTAGGTGGCAAGGCACCCTTTATTGTATGTGAAGATGCCGATATTGATAAAGCTGTTGATGCCGCTGTAATTTCAAGATATGCAAATTGCGGACAAGTTTGTATCTGCAACGAAATGGTTTTTGTGGATGAAAAAATAGCAGATGAATTTACAGATAAAGTTATCAAAAGAACAAAACAAATTAAAGTTGGAGATCCTTTTGATAGTTCCGTAAATATGGGGCCAAATGTGAGTAAATTCGGTTTGGAACGTGTGCATAATTTGGTAAAAGAAAATGTAAACCAAGGTGCTGAATTATTATTAGGAGGTAGCCGACCGGAAGGAAAGTATTTTGAAAAAGGAAACTGGTACACCCCTACAATTTTAGGAAATGTAAAAGGTACTGATGCCACTATAAGTCAAGAACTATTTGCTCCAATTATGCCAATCGTAAAGGTAATTGGTTTTGACGAAGCATTAGCACTGGCAAACAATCGTGAAGAAGGTCTTTCGGCTTATTTATATACGAATGATTATAGAATTCATCAAAAAGCAATTGACTCGTTAGAGGTTGGAACTATATTCATCAACCAACAAATAATTGGTAATATTCAAGGGTATCATTCAGGTCACAAAACTTCTGGCATTGCAGGTGAAGATGGTGTTTACGGTGTTGACCATTACCTTCAAAAGAGAACAATTTATTTGAATTACGAATAA
- a CDS encoding receptor L domain-containing protein has protein sequence MLVTINIVISCNSDNSEDIIIEDYVGDVILKTQIEVDDFGKKEYLNIIGSLWITPEDLSDIQNLSALKSLTCISGDLVIKFSNLIDLSGFNNLTKIEGGLYMNSNPSLASLTGLSKLETVGTVAGRDMLQIDDNNSLVNIDGLKSLTTITGILWIANNSSIANIRGVNNLSTINRHLWILNNPKLTSLEGLEKIEFLGESEGHLLIDDNDSLLNLKGLENLSIIKGYIQITNNNALIDFNELANLTLVNYGVNIQDNSSLVSLDGFINLKSAGGFTIQSNSVLADFCGLKPFLEEDTLDTQYIVNSNLYNPTKEQIVDGNCSN, from the coding sequence ATGTTAGTGACAATTAACATTGTCATAAGCTGTAATTCTGATAATTCAGAAGATATAATTATTGAGGATTACGTTGGTGATGTCATATTAAAAACTCAAATAGAAGTTGATGACTTTGGAAAAAAGGAGTACTTGAACATTATTGGGTCTTTATGGATAACACCGGAAGACCTATCTGACATTCAAAATCTTTCAGCCTTAAAATCACTGACTTGTATTTCTGGAGATTTAGTCATTAAATTTAGTAATCTTATAGATTTGTCTGGTTTTAATAATCTTACCAAAATTGAAGGTGGTCTATATATGAATAGCAATCCGTCTTTAGCAAGTCTAACTGGTTTAAGCAAACTAGAAACAGTGGGAACGGTTGCTGGTCGTGATATGCTCCAAATTGATGATAATAATTCTCTAGTAAATATAGATGGGTTAAAAAGTTTGACCACTATTACTGGTATATTATGGATAGCTAATAATAGTTCAATAGCTAATATTAGAGGGGTGAATAATTTAAGTACAATAAACCGTCATTTATGGATTCTTAACAATCCAAAACTAACAAGTTTAGAAGGGTTAGAAAAAATAGAATTTTTAGGTGAGAGTGAGGGCCATTTACTTATTGATGATAATGACTCTCTCTTAAATTTAAAAGGCTTAGAAAATCTTTCGATTATAAAAGGTTATATACAAATTACCAATAATAATGCTCTCATTGATTTTAATGAATTAGCCAATTTAACATTGGTAAATTATGGAGTTAATATTCAAGATAATAGTTCTTTAGTTAGTCTAGATGGTTTTATCAATCTAAAATCAGCAGGTGGATTTACGATTCAAAGTAATAGTGTTTTAGCTGATTTTTGTGGATTGAAACCATTTTTAGAAGAAGACACTTTAGATACACAATATATTGTAAACAGTAATTTATACAACCCAACTAAAGAACAAATAGTAGATGGAAATTGTAGTAATTAA